One genomic segment of Oncorhynchus mykiss isolate Arlee chromosome 10, USDA_OmykA_1.1, whole genome shotgun sequence includes these proteins:
- the LOC110534094 gene encoding wiskott-Aldrich syndrome protein family member 3-like isoform X1: MPLVKRNIEPRHLCRGGLPEGIGSELECVTNNTLSAIIRQLSSLSKHAEDVFGELFSEANTFYVRANGLQDRIDRLAVKVTQLDSTVEEVSLQDINMRKAFKSSTVQDQQVVSKSSTSNPVEDMYNTSDKPPSLSILSAYRDDHTDGMKFYTDPSYFFDLWKEKMLQDTEDKRKERRRQREQKRCVDGTLQREVKKVRKARNRRQEWNMMAFDKELRPDHRHPHSLHRGVSSEGSLSPESRYGHDLPDYPTAPGLPHSASNHALAHPYPPADIHESVEHEYHSIGVSYREGTLNRTHHSPPLHRSTERINGTMTLPPADYSIMEYYASSGPPPPPPAPLIPSAQTAFGSPMVSPTPLTGSRTGATGYGLPPLPPPGPRMIPPPPGPPPPPVPPAPPQLAGLSDGKRQDTQPRSDLLSAIRMGIQLKKVQEQQEQQAKREPVGNDVATILSRRIAVEYSDSEDDSELEENDWSD; the protein is encoded by the exons GTAAACATGCGGAGGATGTCTTTGGAGAGCTTTTTAGTGAGGCTAACACATTTTATGTGCGTGCCAACGGTCTCCAAGACCGCATCGACCGCTTGGCTGTCAAGGTCACCCAGCTGGATTCCACTGTGGAGGAGG TCTCTCTGCAGGACATCAACATGCGCAAGGCATTTAAAAGCTCTACAGTCCAGGACCAGCAGGTGGTGTCCAAGAGCAGCACGTCCAACCCTGTGGAGGACATGTACAACACCAGCGACAAGCCTCCTTCTCTCAGCATTCTCTCTGCTTACAG AGATGACCACACCGATGGGATGAAGTTCTACACGGACCCATCCTACTTCTTTGACCTGTGGAAGGAGAAGATGCTGCAGGACACGGAGgacaagaggaaggagagaagaagacaaCGC gaGCAGAAGCGATGTGTTGACGGCACACTTCAGCGCGAGGTGAAGAAGGTTCGTAAAGCCAGAAACCGCCGTCAGGAGTGGAACATGATGGCGTTCGACAAAGAGCTCCGCCCAGACCACCGccaccctcactctctccaccGGGGGGTGTCGTCTGAGGGCTCCCTCTCCCCAGAGAGCAG ATATGGTCATGACCTGCCAGACTACCCAACTGCTCCAGGCCTTCCACATTCTGCATCCAACCATGCCCTGGCTCACCCCTACCCGCCTGCAGACATTCACGAGTCTGTAGAGCATGAGTACCACAGCATCGGAGTCAGTTACAGAGAAGGGACTCTCAACCGCACACACCACTCCCCACCTCTGCATCGCTCCACTGAGAGAATAAATGGCACTATGACGCTTCCACCTGCGGACTACAG tataaTGGAGTACTATGCCAGTTCCGGACCACCACCCCCTCCCCCAGCCCCTCTTATCCCATCCGCACAGACAGCCTTTGGCTCTCCCATGGTATCCCCCACCCCCCTTACTGGATCTAGGACAGGGGCCACAGGCTATGGTCTCCCACCCCTACCTCCCCCAGGACCTCGTATGATTCCACCTCCCCCAGgtccccctccaccaccagtACCCCCTGCCCCACCCCAACTGGCAGGACTCAGTGATGGGAAGAGACAGGACACCCAGCCTCGAAGTGACCTTCTGTCAGCTATTCGCATGG GCATCCAGTTGAAAAAggtgcaggagcagcaggagcagcaggctaAGCGGGAGCCTGTGGGGAACGATGTGGCCACCATCCTGTCCCGTCGCATCGCAGTGGAGTACAGCGACTCGGAGGACGACTCCGAACTGGAAGAGAACGACTGGTCCGACTGA
- the LOC110534094 gene encoding wiskott-Aldrich syndrome protein family member 3-like isoform X3 — protein MRRMSLESFLVRLTHFMCVPTVSKTASTAWLSRSPSWIPLWRRDINMRKAFKSSTVQDQQVVSKSSTSNPVEDMYNTSDKPPSLSILSAYRDDHTDGMKFYTDPSYFFDLWKEKMLQDTEDKRKERRRQREQKRCVDGTLQREVKKVRKARNRRQEWNMMAFDKELRPDHRHPHSLHRGVSSEGSLSPESRYGHDLPDYPTAPGLPHSASNHALAHPYPPADIHESVEHEYHSIGVSYREGTLNRTHHSPPLHRSTERINGTMTLPPADYSIMEYYASSGPPPPPPAPLIPSAQTAFGSPMVSPTPLTGSRTGATGYGLPPLPPPGPRMIPPPPGPPPPPVPPAPPQLAGLSDGKRQDTQPRSDLLSAIRMGIQLKKVQEQQEQQAKREPVGNDVATILSRRIAVEYSDSEDDSELEENDWSD, from the exons ATGCGGAGGATGTCTTTGGAGAGCTTTTTAGTGAGGCTAACACATTTTATGTGCGTGCCAACGGTCTCCAAGACCGCATCGACCGCTTGGCTGTCAAGGTCACCCAGCTGGATTCCACTGTGGAGGAGG GACATCAACATGCGCAAGGCATTTAAAAGCTCTACAGTCCAGGACCAGCAGGTGGTGTCCAAGAGCAGCACGTCCAACCCTGTGGAGGACATGTACAACACCAGCGACAAGCCTCCTTCTCTCAGCATTCTCTCTGCTTACAG AGATGACCACACCGATGGGATGAAGTTCTACACGGACCCATCCTACTTCTTTGACCTGTGGAAGGAGAAGATGCTGCAGGACACGGAGgacaagaggaaggagagaagaagacaaCGC gaGCAGAAGCGATGTGTTGACGGCACACTTCAGCGCGAGGTGAAGAAGGTTCGTAAAGCCAGAAACCGCCGTCAGGAGTGGAACATGATGGCGTTCGACAAAGAGCTCCGCCCAGACCACCGccaccctcactctctccaccGGGGGGTGTCGTCTGAGGGCTCCCTCTCCCCAGAGAGCAG ATATGGTCATGACCTGCCAGACTACCCAACTGCTCCAGGCCTTCCACATTCTGCATCCAACCATGCCCTGGCTCACCCCTACCCGCCTGCAGACATTCACGAGTCTGTAGAGCATGAGTACCACAGCATCGGAGTCAGTTACAGAGAAGGGACTCTCAACCGCACACACCACTCCCCACCTCTGCATCGCTCCACTGAGAGAATAAATGGCACTATGACGCTTCCACCTGCGGACTACAG tataaTGGAGTACTATGCCAGTTCCGGACCACCACCCCCTCCCCCAGCCCCTCTTATCCCATCCGCACAGACAGCCTTTGGCTCTCCCATGGTATCCCCCACCCCCCTTACTGGATCTAGGACAGGGGCCACAGGCTATGGTCTCCCACCCCTACCTCCCCCAGGACCTCGTATGATTCCACCTCCCCCAGgtccccctccaccaccagtACCCCCTGCCCCACCCCAACTGGCAGGACTCAGTGATGGGAAGAGACAGGACACCCAGCCTCGAAGTGACCTTCTGTCAGCTATTCGCATGG GCATCCAGTTGAAAAAggtgcaggagcagcaggagcagcaggctaAGCGGGAGCCTGTGGGGAACGATGTGGCCACCATCCTGTCCCGTCGCATCGCAGTGGAGTACAGCGACTCGGAGGACGACTCCGAACTGGAAGAGAACGACTGGTCCGACTGA